A region of Carassius gibelio isolate Cgi1373 ecotype wild population from Czech Republic chromosome B11, carGib1.2-hapl.c, whole genome shotgun sequence DNA encodes the following proteins:
- the thsd7bb gene encoding thrombospondin type-1 domain-containing protein 7B, which produces MAFLKGGIAFVFSLWASLLYVSLMSLPLLAEAPKRSQYIWKTGVWGVCVANDCGSAGLQSRSVWCVHSEGWSTHQSSCFPSDRPPHQRVCVKMCEWQKDLFEWRLSPWGPCTPSPLLPASRCVTAQRGVQSRDVVCVQRTNGTTVSQHVCEAFSAVPEGEQACLLPCPIDCVVSSFTHWSTCSRTCGSALQQCTRHVLAAPLYGGADCPSLTQTRPCNHEKAHPALCPSDQQEYSYSLWVGPWSPCRLKGTAPVGKTTVDFGFGLDGKKTVKASYTIKRNAEMNYNQNHYDERGHKVSWKITIGYQTRQLRCTRNDGKNAMLSLCDHDNSPVNFRSCMMPRDCKVSDWSQWSPCSKTCRTSDQSPGFRIRSRSLERAAIGGGEPCPTLEEKANCNVLEDTLPLCLRYEWRVTSWKPCQVTPLLSQQDHRHNNTSILCGRGIRTREAYCVRIHDNTVPSHINRPVGRNLCSGPLPLLAESCFIPCQKHCPLTPWSPWGPCLHDNCLEPQGRRGFRVRTRSVITESSVESDSCPHVSEAMTCDDPVCFQWRVTSQGPCVSQNGSCGPGFQEQTLECLIATGDPVPNDQCSGDPPPVQLPCEMPCPGDCVLGHWSPWTSCSQSCSSKHTEGQQSRSRLVLALPGKDGKPCPSAPELEQRRPCGTHPCTVYYWETSPWDPCMPDTITEESEGNSTAPQMENDATCGTGVQMRQVTCRRAGNGHVLPKRCPESSRPDWIRSCPLPCKIDCIVTPFSEWSACPTSCLSVNATAPTQSRHRIIIQRPANGGQECPDTLYEERECDPPPLCPTYRWQTHRWHQCILVPDSVRQAVGGPAEACGIGLETREVTCVGADDSPADMTDCVRWAGLMPVPVRECRVPCRDECSFTSWSRFSQCQGCGSWRTRSRSLIGRSKKRWRCQQEESFPLLEKEACPCSEFHTQPQGPWSPCLLSPAKNIAGHPFIQGVSQQRQKAVQGWRAQRKNSECGHGKRFRALACLDHMRRLVEPALCNSPGFEEESCHVPCSTDCKLSEWSNWSACSASCGGGVKVRSQWLREKPFNGGRPCPKLNYKNQAQVSEVLPCYSDCSQYVWEVESWSMCVLNPPNNLTNAEPPQPVCGEGFRTGKIRCLKRAGENQDEVVDDSLCDQDEKPITVETCLLPCPAHCVTSEWSQWTKCTVDCNEGDLRWRSRSVLRWPEGDHTCPDLNQTQACINTTCLKYSYVYSDWSSCQLSENAVCGRGIKTRLLNCVRSDGKMVELSMCKELGPSRGKLSAPCEVGCPVNCLITEWSAWSECSHTCGNQSQRTRSRVVLQPAGEGGRPCPSQLSQTRPCPIRPCYSWILGDWRACRVEGADCGEGASRREVSCVVHWGSLSGPPHPVPVEDKMCSGNSQSKVSQMELLQPCTIPCPGECHLTKWSPWSSCQLLCLDGRSFETWGRQARSRAVVTQIPENQDTCPSQMYETRPCRGGACLSYEWMSGEWRHNRRLVWCQRSDGVNVTGGCIAQNQPSAIRQCHPPCTKPFSFCTQNGVCGCEKGFMEVMTSHGFLDYCTRIPGLDHKKADVKTTAGRLRPEHPWNKNHIKDWALQPLGPDGRVKLWVYGLMAAGFVVILLLITMSFLLCKNPEDSPSSSPQKALALAYDGDVDM; this is translated from the exons GTGTGTGGGGTGTATGTGTGGCCAATGATTGCGGTTCGGCTGGGCTGCAGAGTCGCTCGGTGTGGTGTGTCCATTCTGAAGGCTGGAGCACGCATCAGTCCAGCTGCTTTCCGTCTGATCGCCCACCGCaccagagagtgtgtgtgaagaTGTGCGAGTGGCAAAAGGATCTGTTTGAGTGGCGCTTGTCTCCTTGGGGCCCCTGCACCCCGAGTCCTCTCCTCCCAGCCAGTCGATGTGTGACCGCTCAGCGTGGAGTCCAAAGCCGAGATGTGGTGTGTGTGCAGCGTACCAATGGCACCACAGTGAGCCAACATGTGTGTGAAGCATTTTCTGCAGTGCCAGAAGGAGAACAGGCATGTTTGTTACCCTGCCCAATCGACTGCGTTGTCTCCTCCTTCACCCACTGGTCCACCTGCAGTCGCACCTGCGGGTCGGCCCTCCAGCAGTGCACCAGACACGTGCTGGCAGCACCCCTGTATGGAGGAGCAGACTGTCCCAGCCTCACCCAGACACGTCCCTGTAACCATGAGAAAGCCCACCCTGCCCTTTGTCCCTCCGACCAGCAGGAATACAGTTACAGTTTGTGGGTGGGGCCCTGGAGCCCTTGCAGACTTAAAGGGACAGCGCCTGTTGGAAAGACGACAGTGGACTTTGGTTTTGGGCTCGATGGGAAAAAAACCGTCAAAGCTTCATACACCATCAAACGCAACGCTGAGATGAATTACAATCAAAATCATTATGATGAAAGAGGCCACAAAGTATCCTGGAAAATCACCATTGGCTATCAGACTCGGCAGCTGCGCTGTACAAGGAATGATGGGAAGAATGCCATGCTAAG TCTTTGCGACCATGACAACAGCCCAGTGAACTTTCGTTCATGCATGATGCCCAGAGACTGTAAAGTGTCTGATTGGTCACAGTGGAGTCCGTGTTCAAAGACGTGCCGGACATCTGACCAATCGCCTGGCTTCAGAATCAGGAGCCGCAGCCTGGAGAGAGCAGCCATTGGTGGAGGAGAGCCGTGCCCCACCCTGGAGGAAAAAGCTAACTGTAACGTTTTAGAAGACACTCTGCCACTCTGCCTAAG GTATGAGTGGAGGGTGACCAGTTGGAAACCATGCCAGGTGACCCCACTTTTGAGTCAGCAGGACCATCGCCATAACAACACCAGCATCCTGTGTGGACGTGGGATCCGAACCAGAGAGGCATATTGTGTCAGGATCCATGACAACACAGTACCATCCCATA tcaATCGGCCTGTTGGCAGGAACTTGTGCTCTGGGCCTTTACCGCTATTGGCTGAGTCTTGCTTCATTCCCTGTCAGAAACATTGTCCCCTCACGCCTTGGTCACCCTGGGGACCCTGTCTCCATGACAACTGTTTGGAACCTCAGGGAAGAAGAG gtttcagggTGAGAACTCGTTCTGTAATAACGGAGTCTTCCGTGGAGTCTGACAGTTGCCCTCATGTCAGCGAAGCGATGACCTGCGATGACCCCGTCTGCTTCCAGTGGCGAGTGACATCACAGGGACCCTGTGTTTCGCAAAATGGATCGTGTGGCCCAGGATTCCAAGAACAGACTCTGGAGTGTTTGATCGCCACAG GTGATCCAGTCCCTAATGATCAGTGTTCAGGAGATCCTCCTCCAGTCCAGCTCCCATGTGAGATGCCCTGTCCTGGAGACTGTGTACTGGGACACTGGAGCCCCTGGACTTCCTGTTCCCAGTCCTGCTCCAGTAAACACACAGAGGGACAACAAAGTCGCTCACGTTTAGTTCTGGCTCTTCCTGGAAAGG ATGGAAAACCATGTCCTTCGGCCCCTGAGCTGGAGCAGAGGAGACCCTGTGGCACACACCCATGCACAGTATACTACTGGGAAACTTCACCTTGGGATCCCTGTATGCCAGACACCATCACAGAAGAGAGTGAAGGTAACAGCACAGCTCCACAGATGGAGAATGATGCCACCTGCGGTACAGGGGTGCAGATGCGCCAAGTCACGTGCAGAAGAGCTGGGAATGGACATGTGCTGCCAAAACG GTGTCCTGAATCCTCTCGTCCTGACTGGATCCGGTCTTGTCCTTTACCTTGCAAAATTGACTGCATCGTCACACCTTTTAGCGAATGGAGTGCCTGTCCCACTTCCTGTTTATCAG TAAATGCTACTGCGCCAACCCAGTCCCGTCACAGGATCATCATCCAGAGACCTGCTAATGGAGGTCAAGAGTGCCCCGATACTCTTTATGAGGAGAGAGAATGTGATCCACCCCCACTGTGTCCAACTTACAG ATGGCAGACCCACCGCTGGCATCAGTGCATTCTGGTACCTGATTCGGTGAGGCAGGCTGTGGGTGGGCCCGCAGAGGCATGCGGTATTGGCCTAGAGACAAGAG AGGTAACGTGTGTTGGTGCGGATGATTCTCCAGCAGATATGACAGACTGTGTGAGGTGGGCTGGACTGATGCCCGTCCCGGTGAGGGAATGCCGTGTGCCATGCAGAGATGAATGTAGCTTCACGTCCTGGAGCAGATTCAGCCAGTGTCAAGGCTGTGGAAGTTGGCGCACTCGTTCCCGATCTCTGATAG GTCGCAGTAAGAAGCGCTGGAGATGCCAACAGGAGGAGTCGTTTCCTCTGCTGGAGAAAGAAGCCTGTCCTTGTTCTGAATTTCACACCCAGCCTCAGGGTCCCTGGTCTCCTTGTTTACTCTCACCAGCAAAGAACATTGCTGGCCATCCTTTCATCCAAGGAGTTTCCCAGCAAAGACAAAAGGCAGTCCAGGGCTGGCGAGCTCAGAGGAAGAACAGTGAGTGTGGGCACGGAAAGCGTTTCAGAGCTCTTGCCTGTCTGGACCACATGAGACGATTGGTGGAGCCAGCTCTCTGCAACAGCCCTG GATTTGAAGAGGAATCGTGTCATGTCCCCTGTTCTACGGACTGTAAACTGAGTGAGTGGTCGAATTGGTCTGCCTGCAGCGCCTCCTGTGGTGGGGGTGTAAAAGTTCGCTCTCAGTGGCTACGAGAGAAGCCTTTCAATGGAGGTCGACCCTGCCCAAAACTCAATTACAAAAATCAG GCTCAG GTGTCTGAGGTACTGCCCTGTTACTCTGACTGCAGTCAGTATGTGTGGGAAGTGGAGTCCTGGTCGATGTGTGTGTTAAACCCACCAAACAATCTCACTAACGCTGAACCGCCCCAGCCTGTGTGCGGAGAGGGCTTCCGGACCGGCAAAATCCG CTGCTTGAAAAGGGCAGGAGAAAACCAGGATGAGGTTGTGGATGACTCACTGTGTGACCAGGATGAGAAGCCAATCACAGTCGAGACCTGTCTACTGCCGTGCCCCGCCCACTGTGTGACATCAGAGTGGAGCCAGTGGACCAAATGTACCGTG GATTGTAATGAGGGTGATTTGAGATGGAGGAGTAGAAGTGTCTTGAGGTGGCCAGAAGGAGATCACACCTGCCCTGATCTAAACCAGACTCAAGCCTGTATCAATACGACCTGTCTCAAATACTCCTACGTTTATTCAG ACTGGAGCAGCTGTCAGCTCAGTGAAAATGCAGTATGCGGCCGTGGGATAAAGACCAGACTCCTGAACTGTGTCCGCAGTGACGGGAAGATGGTGGAACTGAGCATGTGCAAAGAG tTGGGTCCTTCACGTGGAAAGCTCTCTGCCCCCTGTGAGGTGGGCTGCCCTGTTAATTGCCTGATTACAGAGTGGTCCGCCTGGTCAGAATGTTCACACACCTGTGGAAACCAAA GTCAGAGGACACGATCCAGGGTCGTTTTGCAACCTGCCGGTGAAGGAGGTCGTCCCTGTCCATCTCAGCTCTCCCAGACTCGCCCCTGTCCCATCAGGCCGTGCTACAGCTGGATACTGGGAGACTGGAGAGCATGCAGGGTGGAG GGGGCCGACTGTGGCGAGGGAGCAAGTCGGAGGGAAGTATCCTGTGTAGTGCACTGGGGTTCTCTTTCAGGTCCTCCTCATCCCGTTCCAGTAGAGGATAAAATGTGTTCGGGAAATTCCCAGAGCAAAGTCAGTCAGATGGAGTTACTGCAGCCCTGCACAATCCCTTGTCCAG GAGAATGTCACCTAACTAAATGGTCACCATGGAGTTCATGTCAGCTGCTGTGTTTGGATGGGCGCAGTTTTGAGACGTGGGGTCGACAGGCTCGTTCTAGAGCCGTAGTCACGCAGATCCCGGAGAACCAGGACACCTGTCCCAGCCAGATGTATGAGACCCGACCATGCCGAG GAGGAGCGTGTCTTAGTTATGAATGGATGAGCGGTGAATGGAGGCACAACCGTAGACTGGTGTGGTGCCAGCGCTCTGATGGTGTCAACGTCACAG GAGGCTGCATTGCTCAGAACCAGCCCTCCGCCATACGACAGTGTCACCCTCCCTGCACCAAACCCTTCTCCTTCTGCACACAG AATGGAGTCTGTGGCTGTGAGAAGGGCTTCATGGAGGTCATGACCTCTCACGGGTTCCTTGACTACTGTACCAGAATCCCAGGACTGGACCATAAGAAGGCAGATGTAAAGACCACTGCCGGCCGTCTTAGACCAGAGCATCCCTGGAACAAGAACCACATTAAGGACTGGGCGCTGCAGCCTCTTGGTCCAG ATGGCCGTGTCAAGTTGTGGGTATATGGGCTGATGGCGGCCGGGTTTGTcgtgatcctcctcctcatcactaTGTCCTTCCTCCTGTG TAAAAACCCTGAGGACAGTCCCAGCAGCAGTCCACAGAAGGCACTGGCTCTGGCGTATGATGGGGATGTGGATATGTGA